GGGGGATGGGAAGAGATCAGAGAGAAGCTCCGTTGGGTTCGCTTTAGTAGGTCCACCTCGAATGAACAAGAGGCGCTGATTTACGCCAGGTGTCTCCGCAAAATTTAAATGCAAGGTTTTTCATCTTTTCCCATGCGCTGGAGTGAAATCCCCCGCGACGCTAAAGCCTACATGTTCTACCACACGCTCATCGCTCCAGGCCTGATAGTCTGGATTCTCTTCCCGCTCTACCTGATGGAGACGGGCTACTCCATCCTCGAAGTTGGAGCGTTCTTTACAGCGGTCAACCTCACCTCGATTCCCCTAACTTACATTTTCGGCAGGGCATTCAACCGCTGGGACATGAAGAAGGGCCTCATCGCGATTGACGTCCTCGATGGCATCGCCTACGTTTTGTACGGCCTCGCCAAGGGTGCACTTGCCCCGGTTCTACTCTTCGCCGGCAGGGCCATAGAAAAGCTCTCCACCATGCTCTATCCTCTATACCGGGCCTACGAGCAGATAATCTATCCCGAGGACAAATACGAAGAGATATTCGCCTGGCACCTCCGCCTGCCGGAAATAGCAAGGGTTCTCACGTTCCCGGTTATGGGGTACATTTTGGGCTACGTCTACCCTGGCCCAGAGAGCTACCGCTGGGCCTTCATCATCTTCGGCCTATTCTCGGCCGTCACGGTGGCATACCTCTGGCTTTTCCTTCCGAGCATTGGGAAGGAGGAGAGGATAACTCCGGAAGGCTTTACGTTTAAGGTTGGAGAGTTCAAGCTCCTCCTGGCGTTTGAGGCGTTGCTAACTCTGGCGTGGGCCCTCGCGCCGGAGATGGTCCTCATCAACTACGTCGTCTTTACTCTGCACAAGACCGTCTTCGAGGTAACCCTCGTGGCGGTCGCCAGCAGTGTGGCCTCAATTCTGGGAACCTACGCAAGCGAGCGCGTTCCGAAGGGGAAGGGCTTCCAGGCGATGGCACTCGGAATGCTCCTCAACGCATTCTACGCCCTGATAATGGCCTTATCCCCGCCATTCTGGATTGTTTTAGCAGTTTACGCGCTCGGGGACTTCGGGAACACCTTCTGGTTCCCATTCTACCGCGCATGGATGTTCAAGCTGATTCCAAAGGAGAGGGCGAGCGAGTTCCATGCGGCGATATCGAGCTACAGAAAGGTAATTGGCATCGTTGCGCCCTTTATCGCCGGTGCCCTGGCGAGCATTCATGCAACGCTGCCCTACGCGGTGAGCTTCGGGCTGTTCCTTTTGGCGGGGGTGATGTTCTGGTGGCCGGCGAGGAAAGGTATTTATTCAAGAACCGCGAGTTAGGGGTGTGATAGAAATGAGCGAGGTCGTGATTCCAAAGAGGGACGTTTTGATATACGAGAGGTTGAGGATAATCTCCGAGCTGGCGCCAATACGTGAGAGAGTAAAGGCCTTCGAGAAGAAATACGGGATGACGTTAAAGGAGTTTGAACGGAAACTTATGGACTCGGAGGAATCTTTTGAGGCCTGGGACGACTATATTGAGTGGAAGGCCTACGTCAGGAAGCTTGAAGAGCTGGAGAAGAGGCTGAAGGAGATTGAACATGCCGAGAGAGTTAGAATTGCTTGAGAAGAGCCCAGCAGTCAAAAGCTACGAAATCGTAGACTACAAAGAGGGGGAGAGTTTTTACTTTCTGAAAATCAGGGCAGAACTAATAGACGGAAGCGTTCTTTACATCAGGGAATTTGTCTCGGAAGAGGAGTACAACTACTCTTTCCAATGGCAGAAAGACGAAAAGCTTATAGTCCGCTGGGATAACGCGCCACATCACAGGGACATTGAAACTTTTCCGCACCACAAGCATGTTGGCTCACAAGACAGCATCCATCCCTCAAAAGAGATTTCTCTTGAAGACATTTTGGGAGTTATTGGGGAGAAAATAGTTCCAGGAAATCGAGCGCAGGACTCAAACGCTTCTATTAGGGTCAAGTGATAGAGGTAAGCACGGTTTGGGTCTTTCTCTCCCTGCGTCCTTCAGGCCATCAAGGGCGTCCCAGAAAAAGGGCTCAGCGAGGGTATGCTTGTGGTGATCTCCAAGAAGAGAGGCTGAGGAATCGGTCAGCCCCTGCCCCTTTTCCTTCCCATTGGGAATCTCAAAACCTCCCGCAGACTAAGGTCCTCCAGCGGATCAAACTCCCCCAGAAGCTCCTCGACGAGCTCTTTCGGGAGGTCTTCGCTCTCAAGGCCCTTCCTGAAGGCCCTCTTGCCCTGGTTTATGACCCGGAATAGGCCGGCAATCTGGAACAGGATTCTCGGAAGATGGAAGAAGAGAAATTTAAGAAAGGGACGAACGTTCACTCTTCCTTCCTCTCCTCCTTGGCGTTCTCTGGCCTTGCCTTCCCGAGGGTTATGTTTATCGGTCCAGAGGAGCCGCCCTTTCCCTTCATCAACCCGGTCAGTGCCTCAAGGAGGGCCTTGGGAGCGTTGATGCTCTTCATGTACTCCTTGGTGAGCTCGGTTGCCGTTTCCTTGTCCATGCCGGCCTCGACGAGGTTCTTGTAGAACTCCGCCACGCTCTTGCCCATCGCCTGCATCTTCTCAGGGCTGTACAGTTCGCTCAGGAGGTTCTTCAGCGGTTCAAGGATGTCCTCTATCATCGGCCCTACCTTGTCCATGAGCTTTGCCGCCTGCTCGATGTCCCTGTCGCCGTAGTAAGCCTCTATGAGGTCTTCAATGATGTCCACCTTCTTCTCAAGGAGTTTGAGCTCTTCCTCGCTTTTGGCGTTCTTCATCTCCTCCACCAGCTCCTCAAGGAGCTTCTCCAGCTGGGCCGGGGCCTTCTTCTCAATCTCAACTTCCTCAACGTTCGCCATATCAACCACCTCAATAATCGTTAGTCTGATCAAACCTAATCGGCATTCCGATCAGCTCTAACCACTTCCTGACCACATCCCTGGAGAGGGCGTAGACCTTGCCCCTCTCGGCAGGGACTTCCCTTACAACGCCGAGCCTCTCAAGCTCCTCCAGCTTCGCCCGGACTGTGTTCCTTGAGGCCTTTCCGCGCCTGCCCTTCAGCTCGCGCGCTATCTGACTCACGTTTGCCCTCTTGAGGTCGAAGAGAATCTTTACAATCTCCCTCGCTATCGGGTCGTGCTTTATCTCAGGGATGACCACGTCTATACTCAGGCCCCCGTATTCCGCATAAACATTGAGGAGCCTGAGGTAGGCCTGGGCCATCTTGGAGACTACCTCGAAGCTCGCCCTCATCGCTTCGAGGGCCTTCTTGAGCTCCTGGACTTCCCTGGCGAGGTCTTCATCGGGCATGATAGTTGTTTGTCTGCTCACTCCTAAAGGGTTTCCGGTCAGGGGTGAGCAGAAGGGGAAGAAATCAGAACTCTGGAATCCTTATCGGCGCCTGGAGTTCTTTCTCGTTCTTCTCAAGATTGGTGGCAAGCATGCGAATCCTGTCGCAACCCTTGATTTCCCTTATGAACTCCGCCACGCTCTTGGGCACAAGCTCCTCCCAAGGCTCGCCCTTTATCATTCTCCGCCTTATTTCCGTCGCTGAAAGGATGTCCTTCCTGAACATGGGCTGGACTATGACCTCATAGCCCTTCTCGCGGAAGAGCTGAGCAACCAGAGAGTTTCCAGTGAAGACGACGTCGAAGCGCGGAACCATGCTGACCACGTATGTGGCCCAGATGGCGTTGAAGTTTATGTCCGGGAGCGGAATGAGGTAGTAGCGTTTTTTGGTTAGTCCTGCCTCGTCCAAAGCCCTTATGAGCATCTCCATCCTCTCGCTCGTCGTGAAGGGATTCTTCAAGGTGTGGCTTGCCTGGGCGCTTCCGATGCCTATTATCACCTCATCGACCTGCGAGAAAACAAACTCAAGGGCCTTGATATGTCCGTTGTGCACCGGCTGGAAGCGGCCGACGAAGAGTCCACGTTTCAGTTTTGACATGGTTCTTAACCTCCGTTCAAAATTTTTGAACTATCCGTTTAAAATTTTTGAACGAACCTCACCCTCACCTCATCGCCAACCTTGAGGCCGAGCCTTTCACTCGCGCTCCCCTGGTTGACGGCTATCTCCAGGTAGTCGTGGCTTCCGGGCAGGGCCAGAAGTTCGCCGGGCTTTACCTGGCCGTAGGTGTCAAGGTAAGGAATTCTGAGTCTGAAGTCCGGGAGCTCAACTGCATTCAGCCTTTCATAGTCTTCGAGGTTCAGTATAACGTTCCCGAAGTCGTCAACGTAGATAA
The sequence above is drawn from the Thermococcus pacificus genome and encodes:
- a CDS encoding toxin-antitoxin system TumE family protein; translated protein: MPRELELLEKSPAVKSYEIVDYKEGESFYFLKIRAELIDGSVLYIREFVSEEEYNYSFQWQKDEKLIVRWDNAPHHRDIETFPHHKHVGSQDSIHPSKEISLEDILGVIGEKIVPGNRAQDSNASIRVK
- a CDS encoding nicotinamide-nucleotide adenylyltransferase; protein product: MSKLKRGLFVGRFQPVHNGHIKALEFVFSQVDEVIIGIGSAQASHTLKNPFTTSERMEMLIRALDEAGLTKKRYYLIPLPDINFNAIWATYVVSMVPRFDVVFTGNSLVAQLFREKGYEVIVQPMFRKDILSATEIRRRMIKGEPWEELVPKSVAEFIREIKGCDRIRMLATNLEKNEKELQAPIRIPEF
- a CDS encoding winged helix-turn-helix domain-containing protein, producing the protein MPDEDLAREVQELKKALEAMRASFEVVSKMAQAYLRLLNVYAEYGGLSIDVVIPEIKHDPIAREIVKILFDLKRANVSQIARELKGRRGKASRNTVRAKLEELERLGVVREVPAERGKVYALSRDVVRKWLELIGMPIRFDQTNDY
- a CDS encoding MFS transporter, which gives rise to MRWSEIPRDAKAYMFYHTLIAPGLIVWILFPLYLMETGYSILEVGAFFTAVNLTSIPLTYIFGRAFNRWDMKKGLIAIDVLDGIAYVLYGLAKGALAPVLLFAGRAIEKLSTMLYPLYRAYEQIIYPEDKYEEIFAWHLRLPEIARVLTFPVMGYILGYVYPGPESYRWAFIIFGLFSAVTVAYLWLFLPSIGKEERITPEGFTFKVGEFKLLLAFEALLTLAWALAPEMVLINYVVFTLHKTVFEVTLVAVASSVASILGTYASERVPKGKGFQAMALGMLLNAFYALIMALSPPFWIVLAVYALGDFGNTFWFPFYRAWMFKLIPKERASEFHAAISSYRKVIGIVAPFIAGALASIHATLPYAVSFGLFLLAGVMFWWPARKGIYSRTAS